The nucleotide sequence GCGGGAGGGGAGGCCAGAGGGGTGAAATCTTCAAAGGAAATCCGCCAACTTAGCATCCAGGGGAAGAATTTACCCCCCAGAAAGGGCCTGGGGTCTTGGGTGGAGGAAACGCAGAAAGGGAGGAGCCAGGGCCAAGTTTCAGGCTGGGTGATCCCGGGGCCTCTGTAAACACCAGCAATAGCCAAACTTGAACGAAGCCTGTAAGTGTGGCCGGGCCCTTCCTGAAGCAGTGTGCCGCCTGATCATGCCGGTGTTATTAGCCGCCACTAACAGAGAAGAAAGTGAGGCCccgagaagtgaagtgacttacccaaggccCCACAGCTGTGAAAGGCAGagctaggacttgaacccaggtctgtctgattccgGAGGCTGAGCTCTTCTCTACTGCGTGGGGCTGCGTCGCTGTTACTCCACGGGAACTGCTCTTGGCGGCTGTGCTGGGAAGGAGGGTCGGCTGGAAAACTTGCCGGGCCCAAGCACCTGCCCCTGAGATGCTGGGTAGTCCTGAGAAAGTACAGCGTCGGCCAGGCCGCtcatcctctctgtgcctctgtgtgcTCGTCTGAGAAATGGGGCCGCATAGCACGGGTGCTGCCCATGTTACAGGGTTGTTGGGCCCTTCCCAGCCAATATTTGGTACAGCAGATCGGGGAGTGCCCCTTGGGCTCTGGAGGACCAAACATAAACACATGATTCGATGGGCCCCGAACCCAAAGAGAGGGTGGTCTGCTAGACCTCTCCCCATCTCTGAGCTGTGTGTTACTGGTGTGCAGCAAGGTAGGTACAACATTGAGAGTAAGTGATGAAAAACTCCTACTGCAACTTGACATTGCTGTGTCATTCTTTATTGTAACTTACAAAAGCATCAGTTGGCAACAgattggaaaacttaaaaaaaaaaaaaaatccctttcacAAATAGCGTGAGGAGCTCTGGCCCAGATCGTCACTGTGATTGAAGGTGGGAAAtgccccagggaggggaggggtgggagagggagagcccgttaggcttcctggaagaagcaaCATAAAGCTGGACCTCGAAGGGAGAGTAGAAGTTTgccaggtggaggaggaaggcaggaaagttCAGGCCCTGGgaacagtatgtgcaaaggcAGATGACCTGAGGGTCAGGTGGTTCAGGGACGTGGTCTTGGGTGTTTGCGAAAAGGTAGAGGAAATAGTTCTGGGAGCCCGACCgggagggccttgaatgccaggctgaGTCAGGACTTGAAGACTATTCTGGAGGCGGAGGTCCTGAGGTGGGAGATAAAGTCACAGCTTAGGAGGTGCTTTAAACGACCAGAGGGGCCATCCAAGTGGTGTCTCCTTTTGGTCTTCAGCCTCCAGGAAGGCAGTTTCTTGGTGCCCAGTGGGGTAAGTTGTTGGTGAGCCGGCCTATCCTTGTCCCAGTTGAGGCAGCCAGCCCCATGATTCTGCTGGTGCCTGGTGGCCCCTGGGTCCCTTGCCTGGCTGGACGGGCAGGCAATCAATCCTCAGGTGTGAGCAGCAGGCCTTCCCAGGCTGTTCTGGTCAGTGGGTTGGCACCTGTTGTGGTTGGCTGGCCATGGTGGAGCCTTCGTGTCCCCGATGCCTGATGCTACCCGTGCTATGAACTGTCAAAGGGGGTGTCCCGGCCGCCCCCAAGGAGTCCAGAGCCATGCCAGGGAatgtgggcaggaggagggaaggccGAGGTCTGAGGCTGAGGTGGGGGGTTGACCAGGCACTGGGCGCGATGGCGTGGGGTCCGAACAGGAGGTGAACAGTGGACAGCCGCCTGAAGTGGCTTCCCGCACCCACCCTCTGCTGGGTCAGGGCTGAGGCCTGCGGGTGTGGCTTGAGGAGTGAACTCTTGGTTGAGGCGATGACGGACGGTGGGTGTCCCATCCGGGGCTAGCCAGGTGAGTGTCGCTGCGGTGGTCTcagcctggggaggagaggagccagcccGCCCTGTCTGGGGGCTGCTGGGAACAGCCCGTGGTGTGCCCGGGCCTGCGTGTGGCCACAGGTCCAGGGAGAAGGCTGGCCTGCGGGGAGGAGAGAGCGCTGTGGGAGGCGCCTCTCCTGCCCGCCCCACCTACACCCTCTTCTGGGGCCCCCCGTTCAGAGAGGCCCagcctcctgctccctccctgcagcTCCCTGTAGGCTGGGCCCCCAAGCCAGCGGCAGGCAGGACTGTCTGGCTGCCATTTAGCGGGGAGTCCAGCTGCCCCGGATCCTGCGGGATGGGGccggggaagggggggggtgtggggattTGCAGCCTGTCTAGGTGCTGGCTGCAGGACCAGGAGTCCCTGAGGGGCTCTGGTTTTGACAGTGGCCTTGGTTGTATCTGGAGGCTTAAGGCCTGAGTCCTTGGACCTCTGTGGCTCTCTCTGCCTTGGGCTGGTCCCACACTGGACTCAATACTTGCCACAGCCCTAGGGTCCCCCTGGGGTGGCAGAGGGAGGCTCTGGGGCAGCCGTCCCTCAGGCTTCATACTGCTGCCAACCTTGCCCAGAGCTGGCGCTTTTCACTGTGAGCACCAGGTGGGACCTCCTTGCTTCTCAGTGGCCCCTCTCCCGAATCAGATCCTCCAAGGCGATGCCCCGGGCCCAAGGGCAAGTCCGGCCCTTTGGCCCACTGCAGCCGGTCATGGCAGCTCTGTGACTGAGCTTTGCTCTTcctcctttggtttccttttgcgGATCTGTCACCTGCCTCTGCCCCAGTTCCCTGGCTACCGGTGAGGCAAGGACTCACTGGCCTGGCTCCTGGAGTCCCCTCCCCCAGTTTCAGGTAGAAACCGCACTCTTCCTTGGCACCTGccagtggctccctgccctctctgagcACCCTGGCCCTTGGCCCAGGACAGTGGCCAAGAAAGGCTCCTCTGCTCTTTCAGACTAACTCCTGTCTCCTCGCGCGTCCTTGTCTCTGTCTGCCTGGAGAATCCTTCTGTGTGTTCCTTCCTGGTCCCTGCCTGGGGCCACAAACGGGCCCCTTTCTGGCTGCCTCTGGGCTTCAGATTTGCAGCAAGTCTAGCTGCTTTTGGAGCTCCGTCGTGGCCACCTCCGTTCCTCAGTGCCCTGTATCCGTGGCCTGGATGGGGCCCTACGTTTTGTGGGAGTCCGCAAAGAGACTATGTGGACGATGTCTCGTTTCAGCTACGCGGCCGGCTTGGGAGTTAGCCACCCTCCGCCCATTGTGCAGGGGAGAGGGTTGAGGTGCCATGGGGCTCAGTGACTTTGTCAGGGTCTCTTAGGAGAAGTCAAGGGCAGGTGCTGGGACTCAGACCCATGTCTCTTGGCTCTTGTCTCGATCTCATTGCTGTCTTGCCAGGTGAGGTAAGAGCTTCACTGACCTTTGCTTTTTATATTGTCAGGGGTCAGaggctggctggggctggggctcagccTGTTGTGGATTAGGGCTCACCATGCGGCCGCGGCCATGGCCATGGCTTGGGCTCGGTGTCACAGGGGCGGTCAGCTTTATGAGcatctcttctcctccttctgtcCTGAATTCTTGTCCCCAGCGTGAGGTCCTCCCAGAGACACAGCCCCTACGCTGGGAGTCTGAGGCTAACACCGGGCATGCTGGCCAGTggctgggggctgctgggacGGAGAGCCTAGAGCTAGGAGTCCCTTGGGgggaagaggggtggagagacTGGCCTGTGCGTCTCTGCCCAAGTCACAGTGAGGGTCCACGACCTCTCCCTCCTCTAGCATCCGATGCTCTGTGCTTCCTTAAAGCCACTCTTGGTGTAGGAAGAATAAGGGCTTTGCTCCTACTGCCCTGATAAGGCTCTGAGGTTCCGAAGGGCCAGCTAACCCACCTACCCTTGTTTTCTTCACGTTTTTTTGAATCCCTCCACCCCAGTGTGGATGCTTTCATACTTCCAGGGACAGGGAGTTCACTGGTTCCCCAGGCAGCCCACCGTGTCTTTTCTTATATTGTTTTACTAAGTTTTAATCGTGTATGGAATATACAAATGTACCTTTTCGTTGCAAAAACGTCAAATATTATTTAAACAGCTAAGTATTCTCTTCCTGGATAACCACAACATTCCAGCCTCCTCCGCAGGGTTAATCATCACTGTTATTACTTTGGCATATAGCCTTCTGGATATTTTTCTATGCATCGACACACAGAACCTGTAGGAATATGTGCCATTGTAgtgggcacgtgtgtgtgtgtgtgtgtgtgtgtgtgtgtgtgtgtgtgttcaaacaAATGGTTACGGATCATTCGGTCAAtgcttttctcacttaacatTGGATCTAGGAAATCTAGTCATGGTTTTGCATAGTAATTAGTAATAGTAATTAGTAATACATAGTAATTACAGTAATACTGTAattgttttttcctccctccctccctcccttccttcctacctgccttccttccttccttccttcctctcttccttctctcttcctacaTTCTCTTAATGAAAGGCATTTAGGTtaattctgattttattcttCTGCCTTCCTGGGCTTACCTAGAGTAGCTATACTGCTGGGCACGGGAGCctgttgcatttaaaaaaaaattttttttaatgttttatttatttttgagacagggagagacagagcatgaacaggggaggggcagagagagggagacacagaatcagaagcaggctccaggctccgagccgtcagcacagagcccgacgcggggctcgaactcacggacgcgagatcgtgacctgagccgaagtcggccgcttaaccgactgagccacccaggcaccccctaacgtttatttatttttgagacagagagtgacagagcatgaatgggggaggggcagagagagggagacacagaattggaaacaggctccaggctctgagccgtcagcacagagtccggcgcggggctcgaactcacggacgcgagatcatgacctgagccgaagtcggacgctcgaccaaccgagccacccaggcgccccgcctgttgcattttttaaatgcttattgcACAATATTTAAAGTCCGTCCACTGAGACTTTGCACAGAACCAAATGTCACCCTGTAGTTCCCAAACTATTCCCGTGTCTCTTCTTTAGAGCCGGGGGAAAGGGCTGCTCTCCTGTCCCCTGCCAAGTCCCCAGAGAGCTGCCGACGGTAGCCACGGGCCCTGGACACTTTTCTCCTTCACACTTGGGTTTTTCTACCCTTACTCCAAGGACGCGTTTTTGAGTGACCCGTCTCTCGGGTGGCTGTTGTGGCAAGTGGGCTCGTGGTGGCCTTCAAATCTTGGTGCTTCTGGGAAATctccttcacctctctgtgcctcagttccagCCTCTGTAAAATAGAGGTGACAATTGCATCTGTGTCACGGAGCTTCTGTGAGGACAAAGAGGCGAACACAGGTAAAACGCAAAGTGTTGTGCCAGGCACCCAGCAGAATCCCAACAGTGCTCTATCCCGAGGTCCCGCCTGTATAGCTGCGCTCCTCACCCCTGCGGACAGGGGCCTGTGCTCCCGGTGGGCAGCCTGGGATGACTCCAGCCTTTGCGAAGGTCTCATCCCCCTGTCCACTCGCTGATTTCCCAGAGGAGGCTGCTGCCTGGGAATGCAGCGGGTAATTGGATTTCTTCCCGGCTTGGCCCTGCAGGTCCTGGACCGGGGCCTacggggagggaaggaggtcaGCCTGACCCTTCGCTCAGTGGTGGTGGCCGGGAGCCTGGTAACGTAACCCCACACCTCGGGCAGATTTACCGGCTCTCAATGGGGCCCGTTGTGGCCGGGGATTTGATCTCCCTTAGCCTGCAGGGTGGGCAGGAGAAGAAAGCAGCTTGGGGCCAGCCTCTCCCCGGAGAGCCCTGGGGCCCCTCTGGGCCACACTGGCTGGTCCAGGCATGGGTCTGCCTTTCAGCTCCCAGGGCAAATCTCTGCAGGTGATTTATACTTAGCGCTGGAAATATggctcctttgctttttcctctcctcctccccagccttcaAGGTCTAAACCACCTCCGATGCCATCATCTAATCGGCTCATCACAGCCACCCGTGAAACGGGTGGCCCGGCCAAGGCCATTTCACGGATGCAgacaccgaggctcagagaggttaagtgactttcccaaagcCGCACAGGTAGCCGCCGCTGGAGTTGAGAATATACCCAGGCTGTCTGGCTTCTTGTTCAGTTCTTTTTCGTGAGGCCACCCAATGTGACAGTCTTGGCAGAAGGTGCCTAGCTGGGCAGGCCTGCTTGACCTCTTCCCCTTCGGTCAGTGGCATGTGCGGTCAGTGAGCACAGAGGGTTGGGATTATTTCCTAAGAAGCGAGACGCACCGTAGCTGGCCTGGGGCCCGGCCCTTCCCCAGCACCAGGCACAAACCCTCTCCGTCGCTAGAGGTGCAGGGGGACAGAGTGTGGCTGCGTCAGCTGTGGCCATCTGTCCCGCTGGGGCGGGGGCTTGCTCTCTGAGCCTGTCCTgtgtggtgtgggcagggggcCACAGCAACCCTCGGGACGTTGGGTGCTCCTGCCAGGGAGGCAGGAGAACAGCCATCATCGGGCCCATTTTAAGACCGGAGAAAGCAAGGCTCGGAGAGGCCCGGGGGctgctctgagctggcagctggCAGAGGGGAAACTCGAACCCCACCTCCTGATTCTAGCTGTAGAACCCTTACCAGTCACGCTTTTGGGTCACACCAAAGGCACTGAGCTGGCCTAGCTCTGAATTACGAGCGTGGCTGATGTGGGTCCTGGGTCATGAATGACTtcgtatttattgagcacttactatgtgcctggtgCTATTCCACGTGTTGACCTGTCACATTTCACTCAATCTTCAGACCAACCCCATGGGGTAGATACCATTATTATCGTCCACggacagctgaggaaactgaggcccagagaggctacaTGACTCCCCAGAGTCATATGGGGGTGAAcctgggatttgaatcccagcaGTGTGGCTCCAGAGGTTGTGTGCGAACCACCACAATGCTTCTTGTGGCCAGGAGGACCCCCAGGGCAAAATACACCTGCCTGGCTCTTGGTGGTGCCGATGCACAGCATGGCAGGTGCTTGGTAAAAATGTATCAAGTGAACGACTCCATGAATGACTGAGGCTTTAGACAAGCAACTCAGTCTTCCTGGATGTCAGTGAAGTGAATACCAAGCCGCCGTTCTTCCAGCATCGAGGGGAACGGCCCACTTAGCATGTTGATATTTGAAAGTGCTGACGAGCTCAGGGCTTGGGCCGTGGCAGCTCTGGTCACCCTGAGGGGGGACAGTGCCACTGAGCTGCTCTGAACCGTGTCCTGGGAGTGAGCGGTACTGCCCTGAGGTGTCCCACTGGCCCTGAGCTGCCTGCCCCGGGGGGCTCAGCTGCATGGGTGGTGGGGTGTCACCCGTGACGGGCCTTGGGTTTCCTCTGGGCCAAGCCAGGGGCCAGAGGGGCTGAGGGTGAGCACTGTGACTGCGTCCGTGCGGGACCCTTGCATTCCTAACAAACACTCACAGCCTGCTGGGTGATTCGTgtgcatgcgcgcgcacacacacacacacagacacacacacacacacacacacagacacacacacacacacacacacacatcttcttgtCAATTTCCCGGGCCCGTTTCTTCCCCAGGCTCCCGAGGCGAGGTGACCCCTCCCAGGTTCTCACAGGTCTGGAGCAGGATTCTGCCTTCCGAGGAGCCTCTCCAGGTGCTCACATGTTCCCTGTAGATTCCAGAAGTGTGGGCGGATATCAAACATAACCAGATCGGGGGCCCCAGGAGGTCTCCGGGATGACTTCTGCCTCGGCTGCCCCTGTAGCTAGGGAATCCCCCTCCCACTCAGATTTGCTGTCtttgtaaatagtttttttttttttaatttttttttttaacgtttatttatttttgagacagagagagacagagcatgaacaggggaggggcagagagagagggagacacagaatccgaaacgggctccacgctctgagctgtcagcacagagcccgacgcggggctcgaactcacggaccgcgagatcgtgacctgagccgaagtcggccgctcaaccgactgagccacccaggcgcccctgtgaataGTTTTGACAGCAGGTTCCCTGCAGTGGGACTCGGGAGATGCAGTTTCATCCTAAGCTCTGCCACAggtttgctgtgtggccttgagtaagtcccttcccctctctgggccttggcgCACAGCCCTGTAAAGGGAGACCATGGGGCTTGCTTTTGTCTGCTGTTCTGTTCCTCCATTACGGGGTACGATTTTATGCCACATTTTCTCAACCCCTTTTTAAGACACTAGGATATTGGGGACCCTCCACCTTGCCATGCGGGGACAGCGGGGCTTGGTTCTGGTATTGACTAGTCGTGAGACAGTGAAGAGCATGTGGTAGGACTTGCCAGGGAATCCCCGCTGGGTCCACTGCCCTCGGGCCACCCTGAGAACTCCAAGTTGGGCGGGCAACACCCAGCTTGGGGGGAAAGTGCAGCTTTTGGAGTTCATGAGATCGGGGTTGGAATTCTGGCTTCGCCCCGGACCTTTGGCCACCTACCTGAGCTCTCAGCACATTCATTCCTCACCTGGGAAGGCTTGGGGTTGACAGGATGAAATGCTTGAGCTTCTCCCCAGCAGGCCCCCGGCACTTAGCAGGTCCCCAGCGGCAGCCATGGGGGTCTGTGGAGTGTGGTGGGGCGGGGGTCAGCGATGGTTCCGGAAGGCCTGCCAACGGCCCTGGAGGCTGAGTCCAGAAATAGAAGACCCCAGAGACAGAGGCTCCTGATGGCCAGGCTGGCCTCTGCCAGCCCCTGGGAGGCCACACTGAGCTGGCAGCGTgggccttccctccctcctggccctGTTGGCTGCATAAATTACTCGGCAGCCTTTGGGCTAATTTTACCTTCTTGGTTTTCATGAATCATTTCCCATCCGGGGGCGTgtgagagaaatggaaacagcTCTGCCAGCTGGATGCCCCAGCGCCAGCCGCAGTGCAGCGCCTGTGGTGAGAGCCCTGCTTGCGTGCTTGCAGGGATGAGGACAGGACCCCCGGGGGCCCCACCAGGGGCCCCCGGGGGCTCGCTCCTTCCAGCCGTGTCCCTGTACCTTCGGGGTATCATGACTTGGAGTAAAGGAGCCCCAGCTGGTCCCGGAGCTGGAGCTGGGGCTGAATGGAAAGGAATTTGGCGTTGAGTGACCTTGCCACGACGGCCATCGAAGGTCTGTTTGGACCTCAGCAGAGAGGTGGTTAACAGAGAGCCCCCGGTGGCCCCGGGGGCCTGTTTGTGATGAGCTCCAGGAGTTCGCCCGAATGCTGACTTTTCCTAGTGACAGAATACCAGAGCTGACAGGTCCTGGCAAAGTCAAACCTAACCACCTTGGATGAACTGGGGCCCGGAACAGGGGAAGGAATTTGTCTCAAGTCTGTCCACCGGTAGAAGAGGTCAAGCTAATGGTTATTTGCGGACAGCTTACCCCTTCGCTCACGCAACCCTGTTTGACCATTATTATTCCCATCATCCGGAGGGGTAGCTGAAGGCACAGAAGGGAACgtaactccccaccccccacaatgATACACTTGTGAGCGGTGGGTAACAGTCCATGGCGAGCCGTCTCACCCCAGAGCTCACGTCCCGATTTCCAGACCACGCTGCCTCTTGGAGTGGAGTTACCGGGTGGCTCACACGCGCTCGTTTGCTTCTTCTACTCCGCAAGTGTGTGTTGAGCCCCCGCCAGGTACCAGGAACGGGGGACTTGGGAGCAGCCAGAGTGGACAGAGGCTGGGTGGCTGGTGAGggcccacccca is from Neofelis nebulosa isolate mNeoNeb1 chromosome 10, mNeoNeb1.pri, whole genome shotgun sequence and encodes:
- the LOC131487759 gene encoding H2.0-like homeobox protein; the protein is MAMAAAAWPAFSLDLWPHAGPGTPRAVPSSPQTGRAGSSPPQAETTAATLTWLAPDGTPTVRHRLNQEFTPQATPAGLSPDPAEGGCGKPLQAAVHCSPPVRTPRHRAQCLVNPPPQPQTSAFPPPAHIPWHGSGLLGGGRDTPFDSS